The Ahaetulla prasina isolate Xishuangbanna chromosome 7, ASM2864084v1, whole genome shotgun sequence genome segment CACAATCATCTTGATTGCACCTACTTACAGCACAAGTGCATCTTTTTGCCTCCTGCCACGCTATTCCCGTGGCATTCCCTGTATCACATCCAGTACCCCGGGATGGAGAGCATGTTTAAGTTACCCTTAGATATATAAAAGTTAAAAGGTTGCTTCCCCCTCCCACTCCCCAACCTTCCCATCACTATTTCGCAGCACCAACATGTCCAAAAGCTCTGAACCTTTGTCACTCCTCACCTTGAAAGTCAGCCACCTGGAGCTACAGAGGTGGGAGAGATCACCAATGGGTGTGGTCAGTGTTAGTTTAGCTTTCTATTGAATCAAGGATGGGAATCATAGCATTTGGCTCCAAAGCAAATGAGGATGTTTTGCATCACAAAGTCACAGTTTTAGATTTAGGGTCATAGCTTTTGCTATCTCTTTCACTTGAACTCTAATTTCCCCACAGCCCACAAATCCCAGAAGAGCtcctttaagtcaggggtcttcaaccttgtcaactttaagacttgtggacttcaactcccagagttcctcagctagcaaagcattcctcaaagctggctgaggaactctgggagttgaagtccacaagtcttaaagttgacaaggttggagacccctgttctaaggtacaacacttaaagatagtcattaAGTCATTTACTCATGATTATTTGAATGCTAGTTTACTGATTCGGTTCATCTAATATTTTGGGTTGGACACCCAATGAACCATGAATTAACATCACTGAGCCAAGTTTGCTAAAAGATCATAGCCTGTGTCCTACTGTGACTGCCCTTGATTGGAATGCAAACTTTTCCTTTGTTTGGAGACAGTGCATGGATCCCACCATAGGTGAGATGAAAGACACTTAATTTAGGCTCTGGAGCACAACTCTAAGTATGGTTCTCCTTGGTGCATCCCTCTGAAAACGACGAGCCTACTTGGTTAGTGTTTGCTGGGGAGCAGCAAAGGCTTTTCAGGCCTGTGAGTCTGCCAAACTGTGAGCAGAGCAGCCATTCAAAGTTTCTTTTGATCCCAAGctgctttctccccctccccaagcaaAGCTCTTTGCCTTTACACTTCTCAAAGCTTTTCAATGGGGACAAACCCCTCTGACACTCTCAGCAATTCTTCTATAGGACACAAGAGCAAGTGTATTGAATTGAGTGCAATTTCTGTTTTAAAGAAACCCTGCATAGATCCCAACACTCATCACCTGATCTCGAAGAGGCAGTTTAGGCCTTCTGTTTCATGTGGGAAAAGGTGAGATCTGCCCTGTCTAAGCTTGGCAGGAGTGGAGGCTGTCTCAGATTTCTATGGGTTGGGCTGGGCTGCGCCTACTTCTCTGCCCCAACGGCTGTCCCCCTAGTTGCCTCTTTGATGCGCAAAGGTGAGCCAGGGGAGAGGGAGGTTGGTGGCTTCCCCTTAGGCATTTTCTGACAGGGTCGCAGAGCTAGTAAATCGACTTTGAGAAGGGATTATTCATGCTCCGCACAGGGTTGGTTCCTTTCCTGTCtgagaaggggtgggggggaagccgaGCTCTTAAAGGACTGGGAAACAGGTCAGTCTGAAGGCGTTAAGGAGGCGCAGACTTGGACAGCTCCGCAAATAGTTACCGTGGGAGGCTGGGAGAGCGGCTGCGGCTGACGCTTGGTCCTAACGTAGGCGCTTCAGGCTGCCTTCGCCACGGTGCCACCCAAGCACGTTTTGTGCTAAGCAAGAACCGGGTCTCGGTTCAGTCTGTCCGAGGTCGCATTGCGCTGTGTGCCAGGCGCTGTACAGGTAGAAGTGCTTGGCCCGCAATCGATGTCCCTGCCCCGCTCTCCGCCCCGTCCCCGCCTTGTTGCATCGAGGTGCTTGAAGAGGGAATGCGACCCCTCTGGAGAGGGTGGAAATTATAGGTTagcaccaaccaaccaacccacctGCTAGAGAGAAGAGCTCCCATTAACCATCCCGCGGTGGAGACGCCCGTTAGGAGGTCGAAGTACAAGGAAAGGGTGGCAAAGCACGTCCTAAAAAGGTGGGCGGGGCAGAAGAGAGCGCGGTGCGGAAGAGCACATTCTGATGAGGGAGAGGGGCCCGACAATACGGGGGGGGGTGTCGTCGATATGACACACTAATTTTGAGCATCGACAGTTTCTCCTGTGGTTGCATTAAAAGGTATAAATAGTAACAACCGCCCAATGTACCACGGAACCTGGTCTTCCCGCGAagcgtttttgtttttgtttttaattctctgttttggGCCAAAAGGACTCTTGCGGTCTGTTAATTTTTCTTTCCCTGCAGTTCGGAGGGGCCTTTTCCTCTTGGCCCTTGGCCTCTCCTTGCAGCAGGTTAATGTAGTTCTTGGCCTGGGCTGCGTGAAGGGCCAGGAGGCGCTAAGAGGGGCTGATCGGAACCGAAAGGCTGCCACTCAGCCTGTCTCAAAGGGCCCAGGAGCAGCCTAGCAACACGCATCAAGAAGACGTCTCGGGGCCAGTCcctgggatggagggatggatcttCGGCACCCTCCACCACCGCTTTCTGTGTGACTGAAAGACCAGAATCAGCTCAGACTGGGGAAAGGAAGCAGAAATCCTATTGAGAACGGTCGCTTCGACTTCTTTTACAAGAAATCCGGGCGTTTCCAGGATCCAGGACGTGCGAATAGAGAAGACGGATCGAATCCCGATCAACAGACCAAGCGGGGGTCAAGGCACCGCCAAATATGCGGAGACCCAGATCAGACAACCGTCGTCGCTACCGAGAAGCGCAGCAAGAGGAACAGTCCCTTCGGACCTCTCCCACTGAGGTTAAGGGGGTTCGGCACGGGGAGTCCGATTCCTCGTGGGTGGAATGCCCGGTGGGGCCCAGCAGCGCCAGCTCCTCGCTTCACCCGTCTCTGTTTCTACAGAGCCGAGCCAGCCAGGCAACCGCCGCCTCGGGGGTCTCGCTGGAGCGCTACGGGAAGCGAGCGGGCGAGTCAGCAAGGGAGCAGCGCAGCAGCTAAGCCCTGTTCCCAGGTGCGCCCGGCCTGAAAGGGACAGCGAGCGGGCAACGCAACTTTCTGCTCGCTCCTTGGTCAGCTCTGCTTAGAAACCCACGCCCGTCCGTCACGGGACCGCTCCAGACGCTGAACGGGTCGCGAGAGCCCTTGGTCTtttgatgggggagggggaggaggattaCCAGTagtgggtggagggaggggggctGGGACTTCGATTGATCTTAGCAAGAAGAGGCAATTGGAGGAGAGGCGAGGTGAGGGGGATCCAGAGCAGGGGCGatctagagggagggagggggcgggcGAGACGAACCCCCCTTCTCTTTGGGAGGAGGGCAGAGGGAGGCGCAGGCACCAATGAAAAGGAGCCACTGGCTCTCCGAGGTGGTAGGGAAGGGGGACTCAACTTCTCTCCACCCCCCCTTCCTCCCGGTGCCTGTTGGACGCGAATTGAGCAATTATCTAGTTTACCTTCCCTTCTTGGAAGTTAGCGATTGGCGGGATCGTGGCTGCTGCTATTGACCCAACACTTTCCATCGAGCGGGGgcttgtggggggggaggaaccGTCAGAGACACTgccgaggaagaggaggaggggaatgcCAGCATCCCCCGCCAAGGAAGCACACCGGCGGCGGCGATGGGCCGGCGCGAGTCCATCGGGACGGGCAGGCGGCGTTCGCTGGCTGTCGGGATGGAGACCTTGCCGGAGCTCTTGCTGGTCCCGCAGGCGATGAAGACGCGGAGGGCGCCGGTGGCGGCAGCGTCCTCGGAGGGCTTGAGGTCGGGTTCCagagtggcggtggcggcggtggcggcagcggcGCGAGGCTCCCTGTTTGTCGAGCTGTGACCGGGCGCAGCGGGGCCAAAGCATCCCGAACTGCGCTGACCCAAGCCAGACGCCGGCCATGGACAAGagccggcagcagcagcagcagctccccCCGACGGCGGCCAAGAGCCTCGCTGTCGCGCGGGGCAACATGCTGAACGCGCCCAAGCCCCTGGCCTTCTCCATCGAGCGCATCATGGCCAGGTCGGGCCCCGAACCCCAAGCCGTGCCGCTGCTACCCCACTTCATGCAAGGGGGAGGCGGGACCCCCAAAGCGGCTGCAGCCACGGCGGCGGAGCACCTGAAGCCGCAGCAGCAGCCGCAGCAGCAGCCGGCGTTCAGCCTGGGGCCCTCCATCCCCTGCATGATCCCCTTCGTGCCGCTGGCTTACGAGCCCTTCGCCAAGGTGGGATCCGAGCCCAGGAAGCCCCCCCTGGAGccgccttcctcttcttcctccgccTCGTCCGCTCTGAGCTGCGCGCTCAGCCTCAAGCCCCAGGCCGCCGAGCCGTCGCTCAGCTTGCAGCAGCAGCCGCCCCACTACAAACTGGTTCGGCCGCGGGTGATCAAGCACTCCTCCTTCCACGCCCTGGGCGCCCTGAGCTACTTCAGCCGGGCGGCAGAGCCGCAGCCGCCGGGCCTGAGCCTGCACCCGGTGGCTTCCTATTTCCTGGGCTCGTCGCTGCCGGCGCCTGCCTTGCAAGACTCGACGGCGCCCAAGTCCTACCTGGCCGAGCGCAACAAGCTCCAGGCACTGCCGTCCGGACCGGAGAAATACTCCCAGGCTGCCTTCAAGGACCTAGCACAGGCTCAGCTGCacaacgccgccgccgccgccgctgcagcagccgccgccgccgccgcggctCATCTCCTATCTTCGGAGAAGCTGCCCTTCAAAGGGGTGTCGGCCGACTTCAGCCGCGGCTCGCCCAGCGCCAAGCCCAAGGTCTTCACCTGCGAGGTCTGCGGCAAGGCAAGTGACCCTCGTGGGaggccccctcctccctcccccgtcCGGAGACCGCCCCGTCTAATCGCGCCTGGTTCTCTCTTGCAGGTCTTCAACGCGCACTACAACCTGACGCGCCACATGCCGGTGCACACGGGCGCCCGGCCCTTCATCTGCAAGGTCTGCGGGAAGGGATTCCGCCAGGCCAGCACCCTCTGCCGCCACAAGATCATCCACACCCAGGTAGCGCTCCCGTCTCGGCTCCTGTCCGTAGCCTCTTTGGCGGGGTCGGGTTTTCTACCTGGCTCACGGCGGTCTCAGAGGGGTCCCGGTGAGCCCATGACCCCAATATTCCCCTCGCCTGGCCAAGGTCCAGACCCTCCGGCTGTGAGGCAGGATTCGCCGCCTTTCCTGTCCTTTATTCCCCGTCGGGGTTCTGGAGGCTCCcccacttttctttctctctctctgtcccgcGATGCTCCCCTCGCCTAAAacaaaatgagaaagagagacgAGGCGAGGAGGTGTATAGTGGCGAAGGAACGGGGGCTCTCGTGTCTTGCTTCGTTTTCCCTCGTTCTCACCCTTTCTCTGGGAAAGTGTCCCCAAACTCTCGGCCTCGTCCGAAATAAGGGCCTTGGTTTGCGCAACCGATTCGTTGTGGTCGCTTTTGGGAAACCTGCTCCGTATTTCTCTTAATGTGTGTTGTGGGAACTAAACTAAACACGCTATGGGTTGTGTGTGGCTGGCAGATCCTGTGAATTGTGCTTCTAACAATCTGGTTTAGGTTTTGAGAGTGTTGTGTGAAGCAGACTCTACGTCGGACAGCGCGTCCTTAAATCCATTTTAGTCTCATAACCTCTCGAGGGCTCGACTCGGCTCTTGGTCCCTCGAGAGATCCCCAGCACGCCCCGAGTGCGCCGAGGCCACCGATTTTCCCCTTCGGAGCCAGCCccgtctcctctcctcccctttgcTCCCCTTTCAGGAGGGTGGGGCCCCGTTCAATGAGCCTTTGGGATAGGCGACCAACGGCTGGATTCGAGCCTGTGGTTGTTGCTCTTTCCAGCCGTGGGATGACCAGGCTCCCGTGAGGCCCACTTTGCTCTCAAGCGCTCTGATCTAATCGTGGATCTGCCTTAGATGTTGTTTTTCTCCCCGCAGGAAAAGCCCCATAAGTGCAACCAGTGCGGGAAAGCGTTTAACCGGAGTTCCACGCTAAACACCCACACGCGGATCCACGCGGGCTACAAACCTTTCGTCTGCGAGTTCTGCGGAAAAGGCTTTCACCAAAAAGGTAAAAGCAGAGCGCCGAGAATAGAGGGCCGAACACGGACCGGCTCTGAGTTATCGCTGCAAAACGGAGCCTGCAGCTGGAACGGGAAGTGATGGTGGGGGGCTTCTGCCGGTTTGTTTCTAGTGGGTGGCCTGACTAGCAGCAGATTCTTGCCCtaaaactacaattcccagccgcGGACCTGGAATTCAGCGCGTCTAATTTTGGAGAAGGGTAATTGAGAAATGGCACTCTGAGAatgtaaatgcaaaaaaaaaaatgcatatatttgaaaatactgtatatgaaattgtAAATGTAAAAATATAGTTTTTACGTTCGTTTCCCAGATGTGGGAAACCGTTACCATCCATTTCTGCATGAAAccgaggaagtttttccttatatCTAAACTCTtttaaggttttttgtttttgttttgtttatgtaTTTAATCCGGCGGGTAGTTAAgaaatttatttgatttgtaaaTGTTAAGCATGATTGCGAGAGGAATTCCACGGGTAAAAAATCAGTGAACAAAAGAATGCTtacttaaaaataaattccacCATTGAGCACAAACTTCAAAATTACCGGGCTTTTCGTGCCGCAGTCTGAGAAATGTATTCTCATCCCTTTGTGAGAAAGCAAAAAATCGATTTTCCTATTCAGAAATGTCTAAAATTACAGCCTAAGGTTGCCTTtttttcagctactgaagaataaTTCAAAAGTGAATGGGATTTATTCCCCGCAGAGCAAAGTTACATTTAGAGGCTGTGCCAATTCAGAAAATTACTCCTCCTGCTCTTTTTTAactcctccatttcttctgagaaaAATATCCGTTGCCGTTTTAACTGGATCTGTGAAGAATTGTAGCTAAAATCCTAAAACCAGATTTATCGGTTTGGGATTAAACCCCATTGTTTACAACGGCTCTGTAAACATGTAGCTATTTTCCCTGGAAAGTTTTATAGTCCACTTTTCGGAACTTCGTTCTGACAAAAGCTAATTTATTTCTTTACTGCCAGATAAGACAAAACGTCTCTGTGCATCCTTGCACCCCTGATTTAACAGGGGATAAAATTGTTAAATTTTGTTGGCTTGATTCCGCTGGTGTGGGTTGGTATTTCAGAAATGGGATCCTAAGGAAAACGGATTTCAACTGATCTACCTTGGGGATCCCACAAAAATCTATTTAGTGATTAGACCCAAGACTTCGGGAGATTCCAGTTTGGGCTTTTGAGTTTGGGTTCCAGTTGATCATGGTGAAATTCTGTTCCGTTGTGGCGAAGTTTTCTGTTCAAATAGTTGCAGGCAAACCACAGAAGCCCAACTTAAGTATTTGTTACCAGGGAAACCAGCAGGCAGGGCATGAAGTGCAGCAGGTTGTGTGAATGCTGGTTGTTAACGCGGATCTGGACTTCGAAAGCTGGCTAAGATACGAGTTGCAGATCCGTGAAAGAAGGTAACCGAGCCGAGTTACAGAATCCccgttttagttttagttttattttattattatacttcATCTCAATCATCCAAATGTTTAGACCGGATTGGGTATTTTTATTCATCTCCTCCCACGGGCCTAGCACGGGAAGAATCGGAAGGCTGATAGTATTAAAGGCTGTACGCTACTTCACGTAAAGCTTGGCTTTTGTAATTGACCGATGGTGATTTTGCattatgatgattattattataggGAACTACAAGAACCATAAACTGACCCACAGCGGTGAGAAGCAGTTCAAGTGCACCATTTGCAAcaaggccttccaccaggtctacAACCTGACCTTCCACATGCACACCCACAACGACAAGAAGCCCTTCACCTGCCCCACCTGCGGGAAAGGCTTTTGCCGGAACTTTGACCTCAAGAAACACGTCCGCAAACTGCACGACagcggcgggggtgggggtggaggcgcCTCTCTGGGGCTCccgcgcggcggcggcggcggcagcgacccCGACctaccgccgccgccgctgcttcaCCGCCCCTGAAGCCCCCTGGGCGCGCCCTTCCTCCCCGGCTgcgctcccccacccccggcctcTCGCACTCGCTCCTGAGGAAGCCGCGCTGGTGCTGGCAGAAGCAGCGGGACTCCGTGAACTTTGGCTCCTTGGTTGCTGCCAGGGGGAGCAAAAAGACTGCAACCGCCGCCGCCCCCATTTGTCGGAGGGCGATGCTCCGGGCATGTATTTATTGAGCCTTGCCAGATTCAAGCCGCGGCCCACTTTGTAACCCGGAGGCCTTGGCGGTCTCTCTCTCTCGGTTGttcctgcatgtgtgtgtgtccccgTGTGTTTGGAGCAGCAAGGCTGACTCTGCGGGCTGGTGGTGCTTGAGCTAACCCGATAAGGAGAGGAGGTGCTGGTGACAAAATGTAGAATGTCAGAGTGGGTGTCTTTCCGCGTGGTCTCCTTTCccgtctcctttcctttccccgaAGCAATGGGAGAGGCGGCCGCTTAGGAAGGAAGCACTTTCTATTCTAGTTTTATTTTCAAGTACCAAT includes the following:
- the FEZF1 gene encoding fez family zinc finger protein 1 gives rise to the protein MRRPRSDNRRRYREAQQEEQSLRTSPTEVKGVRHGESDSSWVECPVGPSSASSSLHPSLFLQSRASQATAASGVSLERYGKRAGDEDAEGAGGGSVLGGLEVGFQSGGGGGGGSGARLPVCRAVTGRSGAKASPKPLAFSIERIMARSGPEPQAVPLLPHFMQGGGGTPKAAAATAAEHLKPQQQPQQQPAFSLGPSIPCMIPFVPLAYEPFAKVGSEPRKPPLEPPSSSSSASSALSCALSLKPQAAEPSLSLQQQPPHYKLVRPRVIKHSSFHALGALSYFSRAAEPQPPGLSLHPVASYFLGSSLPAPALQDSTAPKSYLAERNKLQALPSGPEKYSQAAFKDLAQAQLHNAAAAAAAAAAAAAAAHLLSSEKLPFKGVSADFSRGSPSAKPKVFTCEVCGKVFNAHYNLTRHMPVHTGARPFICKVCGKGFRQASTLCRHKIIHTQEKPHKCNQCGKAFNRSSTLNTHTRIHAGYKPFVCEFCGKGFHQKGNYKNHKLTHSGEKQFKCTICNKAFHQVYNLTFHMHTHNDKKPFTCPTCGKGFCRNFDLKKHVRKLHDSGGGGGGGASLGLPRGGGGGSDPDLPPPPLLHRP